The DNA sequence ACCTATAAAGAACAAGATAGCGAAAAGGTGAGACGCTATCTTGATGTTTTAGCCTGCTTTCCAAACACCCCTATTGTTTATATTGATGAGACTGGCATTGATACTTATCTTTATCGTCACAAAGCTAGAGCACCTCGAGGGGAGAAAGTATACGACAAGGTAAGTGGACGCAGATTCGAAAGAATTTCGGTAGTAGCTGGTCAAATTGGTTCTAAAATTATAGCCCCCTTGCTTTATCATGGAACGATGACAGCGGAATTATTTATCAAGTGGTATCAG is a window from the Streptococcus hyointestinalis genome containing:
- a CDS encoding transposase, producing the protein MRRYLDVLACFPNTPIVYIDETGIDTYLYRHKARAPRGEKVYDKVSGRRFERISVVAGQIGSKIIAPLLYHGTMTAELFIKWYQEQLLPSLIEPHVIIMDNAAFHPKKQLDELAVAKGHYFLPLPPYSPELNPIEQFWATLKRKVTELLRTGRSVQSALEYYFKTK